DNA from Brucella melitensis bv. 1 str. 16M:
ACGCGCCAGTTCGATGAAAAGTCCATGCTCGACTACGCCCGGTATGGCGAAGAGAGCGTCAGATAATGTCTTTGGATCGGGAATGCGGCCAAAAGATGCATCCACGATGTAGTGCCCACCGTCGGTGAGGAAAGGTGAACCGTCTTTTAACCGCAGGTTCAGCGGCCCTGCAAGACCACACTTTACAGCCGCCGCCTCAATCGCCCGGATTGTCGCGCCAAGGCCGAAGCGGTTGACTTCAATCGGCAGGGGAAAACGCCCCAGCGTTTCCACAACTTTAGACTGGTCGGCAATCACGATCATGGAATCGGAAGCCGCAGCAACAATCTTCTCGCGAAGCAGCGCGCCGCCTCCGCCTTTGATAAGGCTGAGTTCGCCGTCAACTTCATCCGCACCGTCAATTGTCAGGTCCAGATGCGGCGTTTCTTCGAGTGTGGTGAGCGCAACGCCCAGTTCCTCACACAGTTTTGCTGTGCGCTCCGAAGTCGGAACACCAATGACGCGAAAGCCACCCTTCACCTTTTCAGCCAGCAGACGCACAAATTCTTCCGCCGTCGAGCCGGTGCCGATGCCCAACCGCATTCCGTCTTTTACATAAGTCAGCGCTTCGGCTGCCGCCGCAATCTTGAGCTTGCGTGCTTCATCCATTCCAGAATTCCCGTTTCTTCCCCCGCGGATTCTCAATCCTGCTTCTTCGCCTCCAGAGCGGTTCCTATTTTATCACAATCGTTGGAAACGCCCTAACTCGTTGTTTTGTCTCATTGTCCTACGTATCGAAGCGGGATCAGAAATCAGTCCAGTGGACTGATTTCCCCGCGTAGGCGTTTCACATTTCTGCTGGAAATGCTCTAGCACGCAGGCGCGGCGTAACAAAGCTTCCATTCGATACAAGTTGCAGAAATTCGCCCATATTGGTTGGCGCCAGCGAACTTGAGCCCATGTGAAGGATCGGATAGGTATTTAATTATCGTTTTTCATTCCGGAAAGAAATGCAATGTCCCCAGTCAGCCAGAAGCCCATCATTGTTTTCGACCTCGACGGAACATTGGTGGATACAGCCCCCGACCTTCTGGACAGTCTCAACCATTGCCTTGCCATTTCCGGCCTGAAAACCGCCGACCGGGGATCGCTGCGCCGTTTTGTGGGCCAGGGCGCTCGCGTCATGATCGAGCGCGCCTTTGCCGCACAGCAGCAACAGCTCGATGACGCAAGGCTCGATAAACTGGTGGAAGAGTTTCGCGCGCATTATGCCGCACATATGCCCGGCCATTCCTCGTTCTTTCCCGGCGCGCTGGAAGCCATGGACCGTTTTGCAAGCAATGGTTATCAACTGGCCGTTTGCACCAATAAATATGAGGAACTGTCGGTCAAGCTTTTGACCTCAATGGGGGAAGCCGCGCGCTTTGCGGCCATCTGCGGCGCCGACACATTCTCCTGGCGCAAACCCGACCCACGCCATCTAATCGAAACGATCGCACGCGCTGGCGGCAATCGTGACCGCGCCTTGATGGTGGGCGACAGCCGCACCGACATAGACACGGCCAAGGCCGCAGGAATTCCCGTGGTAGCCGTGGATTTCGGATATTCGGACTTGCCGGTTCAGCATTACGAACCAAGCCGCGTCATCTCACATTATAATGAATTCACACTTGAAATGGCCGGTGATCTGATTGCCGCCGTGGCTGATCCGGCACAATGATAAGTGGATTAGTAAAGCAACTTCTTATAGTTGCGTTTTCTTTTTCAAGCTTCTCCTTAGCGGCAGAAGCAAAGGACATGCAGCAGACGGAGCTTCCAGGCGTCAAGCCGCAAAAGCCTATTGTCACCGCGCCGCCGCCTGCGCCTGAGCCCGATCAGGCCTCGCGCGGAAGCGGGAAACACTTCCGCGTCGGCAATACGGATGTTTCGATTTCAGGCGATGTCATCATCGACGTCGGCGCTGGGCAGAACCACAGATCGGACCATTGAACGAGAGTGGCTCCCATATTTGGGCATGCTCTAGCCAAAACGTGAGAGCGACGACCAGACCGCGGGCAATTGCGCAGGTAAATCTTCGGCAATCAGTCCGTGACCAAAACGGCGCGCCGCATCCGCGTGCACCCAGACGGATGCACAGGCGGCAGCAAAGGGCGCCATGCCCTGTGCCAGCAATCCGCAGACAATGCCCGTCAGCACATCGCCAGAACCTGCCGTCGCCAGAAATGGCGTGCCATTGGAGTTTATGACAGCGAGGCCACCCGGCTCCGCGATAACCGTATCCGGCCCCTTGTAGATGACGACCGCATTCGCGCGCATGGCCGCCTTGCGGGCCTTGTCGATTTTTGAAGTATTGTCTTCGGCAATATCGGGAAAAAGGCGCTTGAACTCGCC
Protein-coding regions in this window:
- a CDS encoding HAD family hydrolase gives rise to the protein MSPVSQKPIIVFDLDGTLVDTAPDLLDSLNHCLAISGLKTADRGSLRRFVGQGARVMIERAFAAQQQQLDDARLDKLVEEFRAHYAAHMPGHSSFFPGALEAMDRFASNGYQLAVCTNKYEELSVKLLTSMGEAARFAAICGADTFSWRKPDPRHLIETIARAGGNRDRALMVGDSRTDIDTAKAAGIPVVAVDFGYSDLPVQHYEPSRVISHYNEFTLEMAGDLIAAVADPAQ
- the rpiA gene encoding ribose-5-phosphate isomerase RpiA gives rise to the protein MDEARKLKIAAAAEALTYVKDGMRLGIGTGSTAEEFVRLLAEKVKGGFRVIGVPTSERTAKLCEELGVALTTLEETPHLDLTIDGADEVDGELSLIKGGGGALLREKIVAAASDSMIVIADQSKVVETLGRFPLPIEVNRFGLGATIRAIEAAAVKCGLAGPLNLRLKDGSPFLTDGGHYIVDASFGRIPDPKTLSDALFAIPGVVEHGLFIELARAAIIAGTDGIRTMNRS